The Acidobacteriota bacterium genome has a window encoding:
- a CDS encoding type II secretion system protein GspG, which translates to MKLARKNSKGFTLIELLIVVAIIGIIAVIAVPSLLSAIQRSKQKRTMADMRSIGTALETYQIDYNKYPQTGDANLLYLQPTYMRRVPTLDGWGNALHYVATSSQQDYSLGSGGRDGSTPTWTATPHTTTSFDDDIIFFDGQFTVYPQGVQT; encoded by the coding sequence ATCAAATTAGCGAGAAAGAATTCAAAAGGTTTTACCCTGATTGAGCTCTTGATCGTGGTGGCGATTATCGGGATCATCGCGGTAATTGCAGTTCCGTCCCTTCTGAGTGCTATTCAGAGGTCGAAACAGAAGAGAACGATGGCTGATATGAGATCGATAGGAACTGCGCTTGAGACCTATCAGATCGACTACAACAAGTATCCCCAGACAGGTGATGCCAATCTGCTCTATCTCCAGCCGACCTATATGAGAAGGGTCCCCACCCTCGACGGCTGGGGCAATGCTCTTCACTATGTCGCTACCTCTTCCCAGCAGGATTACTCCCTGGGTTCTGGTGGTCGTGATGGCAGCACCCCAACCTGGACTGCTACTCCCCACACCACCACCAGCTTCGACGATGACATCATCTTCTTCGATGGGCAGTTCACCGTATATCCGCAGGGCGTCCAGACCTGA
- a CDS encoding YfhO family protein produces MREKEERIFFLALGLILLSLFFFYSLFQGEVFYLRDIFQNHYPIEKAAAEMIRKGNLPLWDPYQAFGEPLLADPNYSLLYPPMILFYLLPTPHTLTLLIILHFFAGGLFLFLLAKEIGLKSEGAFFAASVYTFSGFILSLGNIINTLFTITWAPLALFLFIRLIEGRKRRELILLSLVLALATLGGEYVALLLIFILLGFYALFPIKEERTPLAKRGGNIAYLLAGGVISFLLSSILLLPALKLFRHSMRWARLPNSELFRFSFNPKRLIELLVPNFFGSPTNRYFTEFWGRVFFDRGYPLILGIYIGAFPLALAIIAILRGRRKALFFTGLGALGFLLSLGRYIPYAEKIYPHLPLLKSLRYPGKSFYLTILSLALLSGIGLEVLLFRKRETEKRILNLCLLILAIVIFGLGTIYIIGKIKPGLIETLISRIYIPRGSAPFFSKLAFKIVMRGLSRAIIIASAGFGIIYLSEKKKFPSLLTFGLATGLVIVDLFSANCGINPTIAPEFFTYKPRAVTLIERENNKKPFRIFRDKRPPHIGLALPSPSLEWGFVWERDVLRPATGVTHHLAYAFDTKIDKSNLSRYIDLLNFFDSLPESDRVKLLSLTNVRYLLTFKHLNSPSLKLLSEYYPRANISLKIYINNSVLPRCYLVEKLIKARSKEEELSLLLSPEVAKGEAAVVPAEEKMDLLREEKGGEAILVSYQPGRIIIKTNAPGKRLLVVNETYYPGWEVLVDGKESKLIRVNYLFQGVLLPPGKHKVFLRYRPLNFLYGAIISFIALGIVITLLVKGRERKKIGVVDRFRQLISDKFRHF; encoded by the coding sequence ATGAGGGAAAAAGAGGAACGGATATTCTTCTTAGCCTTGGGATTGATATTGCTTTCTTTGTTCTTTTTTTATTCCCTCTTTCAAGGAGAGGTTTTCTACCTTCGCGATATATTCCAGAACCACTACCCAATAGAAAAAGCAGCAGCGGAGATGATAAGGAAGGGGAACCTTCCTTTATGGGATCCCTACCAAGCATTTGGGGAACCACTCCTCGCTGATCCCAACTACAGCCTCCTTTACCCCCCTATGATCCTTTTCTATCTCCTACCTACCCCCCATACCCTCACTCTGCTCATCATCCTTCACTTCTTCGCTGGAGGTCTCTTTCTCTTCCTCCTCGCCAAGGAGATCGGTTTGAAGAGCGAGGGGGCTTTCTTCGCCGCCTCGGTTTACACCTTCAGTGGATTCATCCTCTCCCTGGGCAACATCATAAATACCCTCTTTACCATCACCTGGGCTCCGCTTGCTCTCTTTCTCTTTATCCGTTTGATTGAAGGGAGAAAGCGTAGAGAGCTCATTCTCCTCTCCTTGGTCCTCGCTTTAGCGACGCTTGGAGGAGAGTATGTAGCCCTTCTTCTCATCTTCATCCTCCTCGGCTTTTACGCTTTATTTCCCATAAAGGAGGAGAGGACCCCCCTTGCCAAGCGAGGAGGAAATATCGCCTATCTCCTCGCTGGAGGGGTAATATCCTTCCTCCTTTCGTCTATCCTCCTTCTTCCTGCCTTGAAGCTCTTTCGCCATTCAATGCGCTGGGCTAGGTTGCCAAACTCGGAACTGTTCCGTTTCTCCTTCAACCCAAAGAGATTGATCGAACTCCTGGTACCAAATTTCTTCGGAAGTCCTACCAACCGCTACTTCACCGAATTCTGGGGTAGGGTTTTCTTCGATCGGGGTTATCCCCTAATCTTGGGTATCTATATCGGTGCTTTCCCTCTCGCCTTAGCCATCATCGCCATCCTCCGAGGAAGGAGAAAGGCATTATTCTTCACTGGGCTGGGAGCCCTCGGTTTCCTTCTCTCCTTGGGAAGATATATCCCTTATGCTGAAAAGATCTATCCCCACCTTCCTCTTCTAAAGAGCCTCCGCTACCCCGGAAAATCGTTTTACCTCACCATCCTCTCCCTTGCCCTTCTCTCTGGGATAGGGCTTGAGGTGCTTCTCTTCAGGAAGAGGGAAACGGAAAAAAGAATACTAAATCTCTGCCTCCTCATTCTTGCCATCGTGATTTTCGGCTTGGGAACAATTTATATCATCGGAAAGATAAAACCTGGGCTAATCGAAACCCTCATTAGCCGGATCTACATTCCAAGGGGAAGCGCTCCTTTCTTTTCTAAACTCGCTTTCAAAATAGTGATGAGGGGCTTATCCCGAGCGATAATCATAGCCAGCGCTGGGTTCGGGATCATCTACCTCTCGGAGAAGAAGAAATTCCCTTCACTCCTCACCTTCGGCTTGGCTACCGGCTTGGTGATAGTGGATCTCTTCTCCGCCAACTGCGGGATAAACCCCACCATAGCCCCTGAATTCTTCACCTATAAGCCCCGGGCGGTCACCCTAATAGAACGGGAGAATAATAAAAAACCCTTCCGCATCTTCCGGGATAAGAGACCACCCCATATAGGGCTTGCCCTACCCAGTCCTTCTCTCGAGTGGGGTTTCGTATGGGAACGGGATGTCCTCCGTCCGGCAACCGGGGTTACTCACCACCTTGCCTACGCCTTCGACACCAAGATAGACAAATCGAACCTCAGCAGATATATTGACCTCCTCAACTTCTTCGACTCCCTCCCCGAAAGCGACCGGGTAAAGCTTCTCTCCCTCACCAATGTGCGCTACCTGCTAACTTTCAAACATTTAAACTCCCCCTCCCTTAAGCTTCTATCCGAATACTATCCCCGAGCGAACATAAGTCTCAAGATATATATCAATAACTCCGTTCTCCCCCGCTGTTATTTAGTGGAAAAACTGATTAAAGCGAGATCAAAAGAAGAGGAACTTTCCCTGCTCCTCTCACCCGAGGTGGCAAAGGGTGAAGCGGCGGTAGTTCCAGCTGAGGAGAAGATGGACTTACTTAGAGAAGAAAAAGGAGGGGAAGCGATTCTCGTAAGCTATCAACCGGGAAGAATAATTATAAAAACCAACGCTCCGGGAAAAAGGCTGCTCGTGGTGAACGAAACCTACTACCCCGGCTGGGAGGTATTGGTGGATGGAAAGGAGTCAAAACTAATAAGGGTAAACTACCTCTTTCAGGGCGTTCTCCTCCCTCCGGGAAAACACAAGGTTTTTCTTCGCTATCGTCCTCTCAACTTCCTTTATGGGGCGATTATCTCCTTCATTGCATTGGGAATTGTAATAACCCTCCTTGTAAAGGGTAGGGAGAGGAAAAAGATAGGCGTTGTTGACAGATTTCGTCAACTGATAAGTGACAAATTTCGTCACTTTTAG